One genomic segment of Pseudomonadota bacterium includes these proteins:
- a CDS encoding ABC transporter permease, whose translation MSGVGDAPIDEGNRLQALLYALQECLRSALASIRSHRMRSFLTMLGVIIGVASVICIVSLLQGLTRSVMNEFQGFGGDALQIRSDTSREDWLIGKWNMLRPADLELVKYRVAGISNVTPLSGLNLPGGVRNGSHTTGAQVLATTSWFQLANQSYPRLGRFITDSDNDTRRRVVVLGDKARTDLKLPDDPLGTFIQVGGEWFKIIGVMEARGELFGQSLDNYVVIPFETGRALAGPDREPDMQIMLTVDNLDAVNDVTSRITALLRRAHRIGPKDSDDFKVETSQSITKTIERVSSTITVVISAVVGISLLVGGVGIMNIMLVSVTERTREIGIAKALGAPRSFILMQFLIEAMVLAVIGGIIGIGIGWLLGVLAAKMIPHFPPPAVPWWAIVGATGFSALVGMLFGILPARRAANLAPIDALRHE comes from the coding sequence ATGAGCGGCGTCGGCGACGCGCCCATCGACGAAGGCAACCGCTTGCAGGCGCTGCTCTATGCGCTGCAGGAATGCCTGCGCTCCGCGCTCGCCAGCATCCGCTCGCATCGCATGCGCAGTTTCCTCACCATGCTCGGCGTTATCATCGGCGTGGCCTCGGTGATCTGCATCGTGTCGCTGCTGCAGGGGCTCACGCGTTCGGTGATGAACGAATTCCAGGGTTTCGGCGGCGACGCGTTGCAGATCCGCTCCGACACGTCGCGCGAGGACTGGCTGATCGGCAAGTGGAACATGCTGCGTCCGGCCGATCTCGAGCTCGTGAAGTATCGCGTCGCGGGCATCAGCAACGTGACGCCGCTGTCCGGCCTCAATCTACCGGGCGGTGTACGCAATGGCAGCCACACCACCGGCGCGCAGGTGCTGGCGACCACGAGCTGGTTCCAGCTCGCGAACCAGTCCTATCCGCGCTTGGGCCGCTTCATCACCGACAGCGACAACGACACGCGCCGGCGCGTCGTCGTGCTCGGCGACAAGGCGCGCACCGATCTCAAACTACCCGACGATCCGCTCGGCACGTTCATCCAGGTGGGTGGCGAGTGGTTCAAGATCATCGGCGTCATGGAGGCGCGCGGCGAATTGTTCGGCCAGAGCCTCGACAACTATGTGGTGATTCCGTTCGAAACCGGCCGCGCGCTGGCGGGCCCGGACCGCGAACCGGACATGCAGATCATGTTGACGGTCGACAACCTGGACGCGGTCAACGACGTCACCAGCCGCATCACCGCGCTGCTGCGCCGTGCGCACCGGATCGGCCCCAAGGACAGCGACGACTTCAAGGTGGAGACGTCGCAGTCGATCACCAAGACCATCGAACGCGTGTCGAGCACCATCACGGTGGTGATCTCGGCGGTGGTGGGGATTTCGCTGCTGGTCGGCGGCGTGGGCATCATGAACATCATGCTGGTGTCGGTCACGGAACGTACCCGCGAGATCGGCATCGCCAAGGCGCTCGGCGCGCCACGCAGTTTCATCCTCATGCAGTTCCTGATCGAGGCCATGGTGCTGGCGGTGATCGGCGGCATCATCGGCATCGGGATCGGCTGGTTGTTAGGTGTGCTGGCCGCGAAGATGATCCCGCATTTTCCGCCGCCGGCCGTGCCGTGGTGGGCCATCGTCGGCGCCACGGGTTTTTCCGCGCTGGTCGGGATGTTGTTCGGCATCCTGCCGGCGCGCCGCGCCGCGAACCTGGCGCCGATCGACGCCCTGCGGCACGAGTAG
- a CDS encoding AcvB/VirJ family lysyl-phosphatidylglycerol hydrolase: MDTPAKLFAMLLASLLAIGATPCAATPAPGSPGPAFIESTLDGGRFGVVHVFRPVRAPSNVALLFSGDGGWSSGVAQIARRLAAEGFLVGGVDTTTYIASIAPKGAGASAKTPACTFMAGDVEALSQHLQWAQKLPDYLRPVLFGYSAGASVIYSTLAQAPRGTFAGGVSLSFCAEMDTAGAQLCPGAGLHSVPIAKSTEVTLQPDPKLAFPWTIVHGDRDTVCSAKQTRGFVAGIPTAKLIALPKATHDLTPLDDWWPRARQDYRAMLAADTAAPTVPATAANKIDEAGSDSLSDLPLTEVPATAKESDLFAVMISGDGGWAGLDQSVSGELAARGIPVVGLSSLKYFWHARTAESTATDVNRIITQYSSRWHKQHVLLIGYSFGADVMPFVFNRLPPATRERVASVSLLGLGTAATWEVTVGEWLPGADDKGDPVVPEIARMPAMPLLCVMGEGEHGSSCPRLSAPGLTVRQIGDGHHFSGLAPQIVDAILKTAD; the protein is encoded by the coding sequence ATGGACACACCCGCGAAATTGTTTGCCATGCTGCTCGCATCGCTGCTGGCGATTGGCGCGACGCCCTGCGCCGCAACACCCGCACCGGGCTCGCCCGGCCCGGCATTCATCGAATCCACGCTCGATGGCGGCCGTTTCGGCGTCGTGCACGTCTTTCGCCCGGTTCGCGCGCCGTCGAACGTGGCACTGCTGTTCTCGGGCGACGGTGGCTGGAGCAGCGGCGTCGCGCAGATCGCGCGGCGGCTGGCCGCGGAAGGTTTCCTGGTCGGCGGTGTCGACACGACTACCTACATCGCTTCGATCGCGCCAAAGGGCGCCGGCGCATCGGCCAAAACCCCCGCCTGCACATTCATGGCCGGCGACGTCGAGGCGCTGAGCCAGCACCTGCAGTGGGCGCAGAAGCTGCCCGACTATCTGCGGCCGGTGTTGTTCGGATACTCCGCCGGGGCCTCCGTCATCTACTCGACGCTGGCGCAGGCGCCGCGCGGTACGTTTGCCGGCGGCGTGTCGCTGAGTTTCTGCGCGGAGATGGACACCGCCGGCGCGCAGCTGTGCCCGGGCGCCGGGCTGCATTCGGTGCCCATCGCGAAATCCACGGAGGTCACGCTGCAGCCCGACCCGAAGCTGGCGTTTCCCTGGACCATCGTGCACGGCGATCGCGACACGGTGTGCAGCGCCAAACAAACTCGCGGGTTCGTCGCGGGGATTCCGACAGCGAAGCTCATCGCATTGCCGAAGGCCACGCACGATCTCACGCCGCTCGACGACTGGTGGCCGCGGGCCCGGCAGGACTACCGCGCCATGCTGGCCGCCGACACCGCGGCGCCCACCGTGCCCGCGACGGCGGCTAACAAGATAGACGAAGCTGGCTCCGATTCCCTGAGCGATCTGCCACTCACCGAAGTGCCAGCCACCGCAAAGGAATCCGACCTCTTCGCCGTGATGATCTCCGGCGATGGCGGCTGGGCCGGCCTCGATCAGAGCGTGTCCGGGGAGCTCGCCGCGCGCGGCATTCCGGTCGTCGGCCTGAGCTCGCTCAAGTATTTCTGGCACGCGCGCACGGCGGAATCCACCGCCACGGACGTGAATCGAATCATCACGCAGTATTCCTCCCGCTGGCACAAACAACACGTGCTGCTGATCGGTTATTCGTTCGGCGCCGACGTGATGCCGTTCGTGTTCAACCGGCTGCCGCCCGCCACGCGCGAGCGCGTCGCCTCCGTCAGCCTGCTCGGCCTCGGAACCGCGGCAACCTGGGAAGTGACCGTGGGCGAATGGTTGCCCGGCGCGGACGACAAGGGCGACCCCGTAGTGCCCGAGATCGCGCGCATGCCCGCGATGCCGCTGCTGTGCGTGATGGGGGAAGGAGAACATGGCAGCTCGTGCCCGCGGCTTTCGGCGCCGGGGCTTACGGTGCGCCAGATCGGCGACGGCCATCATTTCAGCGGTCTCGCGCCGCAGATCGTCGATGCGATCCTGAAGACCGCTGACTAG
- a CDS encoding DUF885 family protein has protein sequence MSTNRRDFVIGTGAALAATGLSSVAAAPAKDAAAEELLAAFTEELLVDYPESATMLGIDSGARAALKSKLSDRSAAGQESIARRVAARLERMKSIDDAALSPAVRIDVDVMRTAHEFALEGFAFPYGDVALLNSQWSWRNAPYVVAQNTGAFLEIPGMLDEQHTVTTAADADAYLARLEAYAGQLDGETGRLKSAAAQNVVAPDFLLDKTLKQIRLARGGKVADWSLVTSLAKRTQQMPGNFAARAAQLAADKVAPALDRQIAELETHRQRATADAGVWKLPRGADYYAWVLRAGTTTHMTPDEIHDRGQEELRALQSEMDAILRKQGLSQGTVGERMTALGKQARFGFEESDAGRAKLMAFLNGRVVDMRKRLPRAFATLVPGNFEIKRMAPEIEPGAPAAYGGPGTIDGKVPGKFWINMFTMSGFTTYNTPTLTYHESIPGHVWQGEYTFKLPLARSLLAFNAYSEGWALYAEQLANELGVYDEDPFGRLGYLQSISFRACRLVVDTGLHARRWTRQQAIDWFASTNGSSVEEVSGEVDRYCAWPSQACGYKVGHSEINRLRTRAQQALGARYDLRLFNDAVVKGGGVPMITLARTIDAFIASHPGN, from the coding sequence ATGAGCACGAATCGTCGCGATTTTGTCATCGGCACCGGCGCCGCGCTGGCCGCCACCGGTCTCTCGTCCGTCGCCGCGGCACCAGCCAAGGATGCCGCCGCCGAGGAACTGCTGGCGGCATTCACCGAAGAACTGCTGGTCGACTACCCGGAAAGCGCGACGATGCTCGGCATCGACAGCGGCGCGCGCGCTGCGCTGAAATCGAAGCTGTCCGATCGATCGGCGGCCGGGCAGGAGAGCATCGCGCGCCGAGTTGCGGCGCGGCTCGAACGCATGAAGTCGATCGACGATGCCGCGCTGAGCCCCGCAGTGCGGATCGACGTCGATGTGATGCGCACCGCACACGAATTCGCGCTCGAAGGCTTCGCGTTTCCGTACGGCGACGTCGCGCTGCTCAATTCGCAATGGTCGTGGCGCAATGCGCCGTACGTCGTCGCGCAGAACACCGGCGCGTTCCTCGAGATTCCGGGGATGCTCGACGAGCAGCACACGGTGACGACGGCGGCGGATGCCGACGCGTATCTCGCGCGCCTCGAAGCCTATGCTGGCCAGCTCGATGGAGAGACCGGCCGGCTGAAAAGCGCAGCCGCGCAGAACGTGGTCGCGCCGGATTTCCTGCTCGACAAGACGCTGAAGCAGATCAGGCTGGCGCGCGGCGGCAAGGTCGCCGACTGGTCGCTGGTCACTTCGCTGGCGAAGCGCACGCAGCAGATGCCGGGGAATTTCGCAGCCCGCGCCGCACAACTCGCCGCTGACAAAGTGGCGCCCGCGCTCGACCGGCAGATCGCCGAACTGGAAACGCATCGCCAGCGCGCCACCGCCGATGCCGGCGTGTGGAAGCTGCCGCGCGGCGCCGACTACTACGCCTGGGTTTTGCGTGCCGGCACCACTACGCACATGACGCCGGATGAAATCCATGATCGCGGCCAGGAAGAGCTGCGCGCACTGCAGTCCGAGATGGACGCCATCCTCAGGAAACAGGGCCTGTCGCAGGGTACCGTTGGCGAACGCATGACCGCGCTGGGCAAGCAGGCGCGCTTCGGCTTCGAGGAAAGCGACGCGGGCCGCGCCAAACTCATGGCCTTCCTCAACGGGCGTGTCGTGGACATGCGCAAGCGCCTGCCGCGTGCGTTCGCCACGCTGGTCCCGGGCAATTTCGAGATCAAGCGCATGGCCCCGGAAATCGAGCCCGGCGCGCCGGCCGCGTACGGCGGGCCCGGCACCATCGACGGCAAGGTGCCCGGCAAGTTCTGGATCAACATGTTTACGATGAGCGGATTCACCACGTACAACACGCCGACGCTCACCTATCACGAATCGATTCCGGGCCACGTGTGGCAGGGCGAGTACACCTTCAAACTACCGCTGGCGCGTTCGTTGCTCGCGTTCAACGCGTATTCCGAAGGCTGGGCGTTGTACGCCGAACAGCTGGCGAACGAGCTCGGTGTTTACGACGAGGATCCGTTCGGCCGTCTCGGCTATCTGCAATCCATCTCCTTTCGTGCCTGCCGGCTCGTGGTCGATACGGGGTTACACGCCCGCCGCTGGACGCGCCAGCAGGCCATCGACTGGTTCGCCAGCACCAATGGCTCGAGCGTCGAGGAAGTATCCGGCGAAGTGGACAGGTACTGCGCGTGGCCAAGCCAGGCCTGTGGATACAAGGTCGGTCACAGCGAGATCAACCGGCTGCGCACCCGGGCGCAGCAGGCGCTCGGCGCCCGTTACGATCTGCGTCTGTTCAACGATGCGGTGGTCAAGGGCGGAGGAGTGCCGATGATCACGCTGGCGCGCACCATCGACGCGTTCATCGCCAGTCACCCGGGCAATTGA
- a CDS encoding Lrp/AsnC family transcriptional regulator — MLQIPALDRVDRKILAALQRNGRIPNSELAAAVGLSESACLRRVRGLETSGVIERYTAVISARLVGFTSSFLIRITLKAQTDRELNAFENAVNAVPEVAECHLLTGEADYVLRVVARDSADFERLHSKVLTKLPHVARVDSSLVLRTVTRAGGLPIV; from the coding sequence ATGTTGCAGATACCTGCGTTGGATCGCGTGGACCGGAAGATCCTGGCCGCCCTGCAGCGTAATGGCCGTATTCCGAACTCCGAGCTGGCCGCGGCGGTGGGGTTATCGGAGTCCGCCTGCCTGCGGCGCGTCCGCGGGCTTGAAACCAGCGGCGTCATCGAGCGCTACACCGCGGTGATCAGTGCGCGGCTCGTCGGGTTCACCTCGTCCTTCCTGATTCGCATCACCTTGAAAGCGCAGACCGACCGCGAGCTCAACGCCTTCGAGAACGCGGTCAATGCCGTGCCGGAAGTCGCCGAGTGTCACCTGCTGACGGGCGAGGCGGATTATGTGTTGCGCGTCGTGGCGCGCGATTCGGCCGACTTCGAACGGCTGCACAGCAAGGTGCTGACCAAGCTGCCGCACGTGGCGCGCGTGGATTCGAGCCTGGTCCTGCGAACCGTCACGCGCGCCGGCGGACTGCCAATCGTTTGA
- a CDS encoding TSUP family transporter: protein MDTILISIAALLAALLTFFTGFGLGTLLLPVCALFMPVEHAVALTALVHLVNGVFKFALVAPHTSWRIVAAFGLPAVAASLVGAWLLLRFAGAAPLAQYEIAGHAFQITPAKLVVGFLLAAFAVIEILPALRNLTFARRHFFIGGLLSGFFGGLAGMQGALRSAFLVRAGLTKEQFVGTGAAIACLIDITRLGVYLPAIRSAPLERELLAAAALAAIAGALLGSKLLGKVTLATVQVMVAVLLLVVAAGLVSGLL from the coding sequence ATGGACACCATCCTCATCTCGATCGCGGCACTGCTCGCCGCGCTGCTGACGTTTTTCACCGGCTTCGGACTGGGGACGCTGCTGCTGCCGGTCTGCGCGCTGTTCATGCCGGTCGAACATGCGGTGGCATTGACCGCCCTGGTGCACCTCGTCAATGGCGTGTTCAAGTTTGCGCTGGTTGCGCCGCACACGTCCTGGCGCATCGTTGCGGCCTTCGGACTGCCCGCGGTGGCGGCGTCCCTGGTGGGGGCGTGGTTGCTGCTGCGTTTTGCGGGAGCGGCACCGCTGGCGCAGTACGAAATCGCGGGTCACGCTTTTCAGATCACGCCGGCCAAACTGGTGGTGGGATTTCTGCTGGCTGCGTTTGCGGTGATCGAGATCCTGCCCGCGCTCCGAAATCTCACCTTTGCGCGGCGCCACTTCTTCATCGGCGGGTTGCTGAGCGGTTTCTTCGGCGGATTGGCGGGAATGCAGGGCGCGCTGCGTTCGGCGTTCCTGGTTCGGGCGGGCCTCACGAAAGAGCAGTTCGTCGGCACGGGAGCGGCCATTGCCTGCCTGATCGATATCACGCGCCTCGGGGTCTATCTTCCGGCGATTCGTTCGGCGCCCCTCGAGCGCGAGTTGCTGGCGGCCGCGGCACTGGCCGCGATCGCCGGAGCATTGCTCGGGTCGAAACTGCTCGGCAAGGTCACGCTGGCCACGGTGCAGGTGATGGTCGCAGTGTTGCTCCTGGTCGTGGCCGCCGGCCTGGTGAGCGGACTGCTGTAG
- a CDS encoding SDR family oxidoreductase produces MKTVLITGCSSGYGLDTARYFLTQGWNVIATMRTPREDLLPRSDRLRVLPLDVTNANSIAAAIEASGPIDVLVNNAGIGLLGAFEATPMATVREVFETNTFGMMAMAQAVLPQFRARRSGSIVNVTSSVTLAPMPLVAAYTASKTAIEGFTASLAFELQPFNVRVKLVEPGYGPGTRFTINGGARMEGLIPAAYAPYAQSVFAAFSQVTSVTTAADVALEVWRAANDGSENLRFPAGPDAVALARQRG; encoded by the coding sequence ATGAAAACCGTACTGATCACCGGCTGCTCTTCCGGTTATGGCCTCGACACTGCCCGCTACTTCCTCACGCAGGGCTGGAACGTGATCGCGACGATGCGTACGCCGCGCGAAGACCTGTTGCCGCGCTCCGACCGGCTGCGCGTGCTGCCGCTCGATGTCACGAACGCGAACAGCATCGCGGCAGCAATCGAAGCGAGCGGACCGATCGACGTGCTCGTCAACAATGCCGGCATCGGGCTGCTCGGCGCCTTCGAAGCGACGCCGATGGCCACGGTGCGCGAAGTGTTCGAGACGAACACCTTCGGCATGATGGCGATGGCCCAGGCGGTGTTGCCGCAGTTCCGCGCGCGCCGGTCCGGTTCGATCGTGAATGTGACTTCGAGCGTGACCTTGGCGCCGATGCCGCTGGTCGCCGCGTACACCGCGAGCAAGACGGCGATCGAAGGGTTCACCGCGTCGCTGGCCTTCGAGCTGCAGCCTTTCAACGTGCGCGTGAAGCTGGTCGAACCCGGCTACGGTCCGGGTACGCGTTTCACGATCAATGGCGGCGCGCGCATGGAAGGATTGATTCCGGCAGCGTATGCGCCGTACGCGCAGAGCGTGTTCGCGGCGTTTTCGCAGGTGACCAGCGTGACGACCGCGGCCGATGTCGCACTCGAAGTGTGGCGCGCGGCGAATGACGGCTCCGAAAACCTGCGCTTCCCGGCGGGGCCGGATGCGGTGGCGCTGGCGCGCCAGCGCGGCTAG
- the ald gene encoding alanine dehydrogenase, which yields MRIGVPREIKIHEYRVGLVPSSVRELTDAGHEVLVETEAGAGIGCSDADYVSAGAKIAKTADEVFANTDLIVKVKEPQLAECAKLRAGQVLFTYLHLAADKPQAEALMRSGAVCIAYETVTAPDGSLPLLTPMSEVAGRMSVQVGAQCLQKASGGRGMLLGGVPGVAPAKVVVIGGGVSGTHAVEMAHGLRADVTVIDRSIKRLRELDEQFLGAVKTVFSTSEAIEREVIDADLVIGAVLLPGAAAPKLVSKAVVQKMRPGSVLVDIAIDQGGCFETSRPTTHADPTYSVNGVIHYCVTNMPGAVPRTSAFALNNATLPYVRLLADKGWQRATQENAGLAAGINVRDGRIVQEAVEAALKAA from the coding sequence ATGCGTATCGGAGTGCCTCGCGAGATCAAGATTCACGAGTACCGCGTCGGTCTGGTTCCTTCCTCCGTACGCGAGCTCACCGACGCCGGCCATGAAGTGCTGGTCGAAACCGAGGCCGGCGCAGGCATCGGCTGCTCGGATGCCGACTATGTCAGCGCGGGCGCCAAGATCGCGAAAACCGCCGACGAGGTGTTCGCGAACACGGATCTCATCGTCAAGGTAAAGGAGCCGCAGCTCGCCGAGTGCGCCAAGCTGCGCGCGGGCCAGGTGTTGTTCACCTATCTGCACCTCGCGGCCGACAAGCCGCAGGCCGAAGCGCTGATGCGTTCCGGCGCGGTCTGCATCGCGTATGAAACCGTCACCGCGCCCGACGGCTCGTTGCCGCTGCTGACCCCCATGAGCGAAGTGGCGGGCCGCATGTCGGTGCAGGTGGGCGCGCAGTGCCTGCAGAAGGCTTCCGGCGGACGCGGCATGTTGTTAGGTGGCGTACCGGGCGTGGCGCCCGCGAAGGTGGTGGTGATCGGCGGCGGCGTCTCCGGCACGCATGCGGTGGAGATGGCGCACGGCCTGCGCGCCGACGTGACGGTCATCGACCGCTCGATCAAGCGCCTGCGCGAGCTCGACGAGCAGTTCCTCGGCGCGGTGAAAACCGTGTTCTCGACCAGCGAGGCCATCGAACGCGAAGTGATCGATGCGGATCTCGTCATCGGCGCGGTGCTGCTGCCCGGCGCCGCGGCGCCCAAACTCGTGAGCAAGGCCGTGGTGCAGAAGATGCGCCCGGGCTCGGTGCTCGTGGACATCGCCATCGACCAGGGTGGCTGCTTCGAAACCAGCCGGCCGACGACGCACGCCGATCCCACGTACAGCGTCAACGGCGTCATCCACTACTGCGTGACCAACATGCCGGGGGCGGTGCCACGCACCTCGGCGTTCGCGCTGAACAACGCCACGTTGCCGTACGTGCGTTTGCTCGCGGACAAGGGCTGGCAGCGCGCGACGCAGGAGAATGCCGGTCTCGCGGCCGGCATCAACGTACGCGACGGGCGCATCGTGCAGGAAGCCGTGGAAGCGGCGCTCAAGGCGGCATGA
- a CDS encoding histidine phosphatase family protein: protein MTETQTLPRIYLVRHGETAWSLSRQYTGRADIPLTARGERDAVELGAHLKGLEFAQVLMSPLLRARQTANLIGFSTHAIVEPDLMEWDYGSYEGRRAADVQAERPGWDLFTDGCPGGESLADLAVRAERVIEKLRAASADVLIVAHRDVLRILMARWVGLQPIDARRFYLDTASVSIIGYQHALDEPAIRLLNASGENIL from the coding sequence GTGACTGAAACGCAAACTCTTCCCAGGATTTATCTGGTCCGCCACGGTGAGACCGCCTGGAGCCTGAGCCGGCAATACACCGGCCGCGCGGATATTCCGCTGACCGCGCGCGGCGAACGGGATGCGGTCGAGCTGGGCGCGCATCTGAAGGGTCTCGAATTCGCGCAGGTGCTCATGAGCCCCCTGTTACGTGCGCGGCAGACCGCGAACCTGATCGGATTCAGCACCCACGCAATCGTCGAACCCGATCTCATGGAATGGGACTACGGTAGTTATGAGGGCCGGCGCGCGGCCGACGTGCAGGCGGAACGGCCCGGCTGGGATCTGTTCACGGACGGTTGTCCGGGCGGTGAGTCGCTCGCGGATCTCGCGGTGCGCGCGGAGCGGGTGATCGAGAAGCTTCGGGCGGCGAGCGCAGACGTGCTGATCGTCGCGCATCGCGACGTCCTGCGGATCCTGATGGCGCGCTGGGTCGGGCTGCAGCCCATCGACGCGCGCCGTTTTTATCTCGACACCGCCTCGGTCAGCATCATCGGCTATCAACACGCGCTCGACGAGCCGGCGATCCGCCTGCTGAACGCGTCCGGCGAAAATATTCTCTAG
- a CDS encoding ABC transporter ATP-binding protein, with translation MIELQGIGKTYQMGTTELVALADINLSIARNEYLALIGPSGSGKSTMMNVLGCLDLPSTGTYTLDGEAVAGLSEDQLARVRNRKIGFIFQSYYLMPRTTIADNVAQPLIYRGIAPAVRRERANAALARVGLEARTLHKPNELSGGQRQRVAIARALVGNPDVLLADEPTGNLDSKTAREIMSIFGDLHGAGMTIIIVTHDAAVADHCRRVVRLHDGRIVEDREQPGTVAA, from the coding sequence GTGATCGAGCTGCAAGGCATCGGCAAGACGTACCAGATGGGTACGACCGAGCTCGTCGCGCTGGCCGACATCAACCTCAGCATCGCGCGCAACGAATACCTGGCGTTGATAGGTCCCTCGGGCTCGGGCAAGTCGACCATGATGAACGTGCTCGGTTGTCTCGACCTGCCGAGCACCGGCACGTACACGCTCGACGGCGAAGCGGTGGCGGGCCTCAGCGAAGACCAGCTCGCGCGCGTGCGCAATCGCAAGATCGGCTTCATCTTTCAGAGCTACTACCTGATGCCGCGCACGACGATCGCGGACAACGTCGCGCAGCCGCTCATCTACCGCGGCATCGCGCCCGCCGTGCGGCGCGAACGCGCGAATGCGGCGCTGGCGCGCGTGGGACTCGAGGCGCGCACGCTGCACAAGCCGAATGAGCTGTCGGGCGGCCAGCGGCAACGCGTGGCGATCGCGCGCGCGCTGGTAGGAAATCCGGACGTCCTGCTGGCCGATGAGCCCACTGGCAACCTCGACAGCAAGACCGCGCGCGAGATCATGAGCATCTTTGGCGACCTGCATGGCGCCGGCATGACCATCATCATCGTGACGCACGATGCCGCGGTCGCCGACCACTGCCGGCGCGTGGTGCGGCTGCACGACGGCCGCATCGTCGAGGACCGCGAGCAGCCGGGCACGGTGGCGGCATGA
- a CDS encoding AraC family transcriptional regulator, with protein sequence MTDPLAQVINLLRPGEVSSKRISGAGRWGVRYSAFGHPSFCVVLEGSCLLAVEGHAAITLLAGDFVLLPRTPAFTMSGFEPVKAVDVAADVAATQTGEVRHGRRGGRPDVRLLGGYFVFDSPDAALLVSLLPALVHLRGIERLSTWVRLVADEAAERRAGRELVLTRLVEILIVEALRAAPHDDAPPGLLRGLADARLAQAIRQLHANPARSWTVEQLATKAALSRSAFFERFTRAVGLTPMEYLLAWRMALAKDFLRRDDLGLDEVAERVGYASASTFSTAFSRHVGQAPGRFARAAA encoded by the coding sequence ATGACCGATCCGCTTGCCCAGGTCATCAACCTGCTTCGTCCCGGAGAGGTGTCCTCCAAACGCATCAGCGGTGCCGGCCGCTGGGGCGTGCGTTATTCCGCCTTCGGTCACCCGAGTTTCTGCGTCGTGCTCGAGGGCAGTTGCCTGCTGGCGGTGGAGGGCCACGCCGCGATCACCTTGCTGGCCGGCGATTTCGTGCTGCTGCCCCGCACTCCGGCTTTCACGATGTCTGGCTTCGAGCCCGTGAAAGCGGTCGACGTCGCGGCGGACGTGGCCGCCACGCAGACGGGCGAGGTCCGCCACGGCCGGCGCGGCGGCCGCCCGGACGTGCGGTTGTTAGGCGGCTACTTCGTGTTCGATTCGCCCGACGCGGCATTGCTGGTGTCGCTGCTGCCGGCGCTGGTGCACCTGCGCGGCATCGAGCGGCTTTCTACCTGGGTGCGGCTGGTCGCCGACGAGGCCGCCGAGCGCCGGGCGGGCCGCGAGCTCGTACTCACGCGCCTCGTGGAGATACTCATCGTGGAGGCGCTGCGCGCGGCACCGCACGACGATGCGCCACCGGGGCTGCTGCGCGGCCTTGCGGACGCGCGCCTGGCGCAGGCGATCCGGCAACTGCATGCGAATCCCGCGCGCTCCTGGACCGTCGAGCAACTCGCGACGAAGGCGGCGTTGTCGCGCTCGGCATTCTTCGAGCGGTTCACGCGCGCGGTCGGATTGACACCGATGGAGTACCTGCTCGCCTGGCGCATGGCGCTCGCCAAGGATTTCCTGCGCCGCGACGACCTCGGGCTCGACGAAGTCGCGGAACGCGTCGGTTATGCGTCTGCCAGCACCTTCAGCACCGCCTTCAGCCGCCACGTGGGCCAGGCGCCCGGACGATTCGCGCGCGCCGCAGCGTGA